A single window of Anaerocolumna chitinilytica DNA harbors:
- a CDS encoding menaquinone biosynthesis decarboxylase: MSQKDLHSFIKELEERGELKRILTEVSSELEITEITDRVSKAHGPALLFERVKGSKYPLLINAMGSFDRMSLGLDTKNLDELGSLISEYLDLGNYLSFKRLIKSIPRLLRLLNALPSRSKRRGQCQEVIERDVDLDTLPVLKCWPEDAGKFMTLPLVFTKEFGTKRQNVGMYRLQLLDKTTTGMHWHKHKDGSQNYKSYQEQGMRMPVSVALGCDPAITYASTAPMPPMLDEMMLAGWLRKSRVRMVKCVTNDIYVPANAEFVLEGYVDPTEELVLEGPFGDHTGYYSLADYYPRFHVTCITHRKDAIYPATVVGKPPMEDCYMAKATERIFLPMLRMIIPELKDMNLPLEGVFHNCAIVSIKSRYPGAAAKVMNSIWGMGQMMYTKLIIVVDSAVDVQDIGQVWEAVRTNVDGEKSLILSEGPLDALDHSSNEALYGNRLGIDATGIRTAVNSDSVTNTFHILGVHKEHPSQAKKSLSEYMNRHKDKFVIAVDSEVNTSDLSTVMWKVFNNIDAKRDLLLVNGKIGIDATKKWKEEGLTRDWPKDIEMTQEIKQLVSERWKQYDIGEINK, encoded by the coding sequence ATGTCACAAAAGGATTTACATTCATTCATAAAAGAGCTGGAAGAACGCGGTGAATTAAAACGAATTCTCACCGAGGTTTCCTCCGAACTTGAGATTACAGAAATTACCGATCGGGTCTCAAAAGCTCACGGCCCCGCCCTGCTATTTGAAAGGGTAAAGGGCTCGAAGTATCCGCTTCTGATTAATGCCATGGGCAGCTTTGACCGTATGAGCCTGGGATTAGATACAAAGAATCTGGACGAGCTCGGTTCCCTGATATCCGAATATCTTGATCTGGGGAATTATCTTTCATTTAAGAGATTAATAAAAAGCATTCCCAGGTTACTGCGGCTTCTTAATGCGCTCCCCTCCAGGTCCAAAAGGCGGGGACAATGCCAGGAAGTCATCGAAAGGGACGTTGACCTTGATACTCTTCCCGTCCTGAAATGCTGGCCGGAAGATGCCGGCAAGTTCATGACCCTGCCCTTGGTCTTCACAAAGGAATTTGGCACCAAACGCCAGAATGTAGGTATGTATCGGCTGCAGCTTCTTGATAAAACCACCACCGGTATGCATTGGCACAAACACAAGGATGGTTCACAAAACTACAAAAGCTATCAGGAACAGGGCATGAGAATGCCGGTATCCGTGGCTCTTGGCTGTGACCCGGCCATAACTTATGCGTCCACCGCTCCTATGCCTCCCATGCTGGATGAGATGATGTTAGCCGGATGGCTGCGAAAATCCCGGGTACGGATGGTAAAATGCGTCACCAATGATATCTATGTCCCTGCCAATGCAGAGTTTGTACTGGAAGGTTATGTGGACCCAACGGAAGAGTTGGTATTGGAAGGTCCTTTCGGCGATCATACCGGCTATTATTCCCTTGCAGATTATTATCCCCGCTTCCATGTTACTTGTATCACTCATAGAAAGGATGCTATTTACCCTGCTACGGTAGTCGGAAAGCCTCCTATGGAAGATTGTTATATGGCAAAGGCAACAGAGCGAATCTTCCTGCCAATGCTTCGGATGATTATCCCCGAGCTGAAAGACATGAATCTGCCCCTTGAAGGCGTCTTTCACAATTGTGCTATCGTATCCATTAAGTCCAGATATCCCGGAGCCGCCGCAAAAGTTATGAACAGCATCTGGGGAATGGGGCAGATGATGTACACAAAATTAATCATTGTGGTGGATTCTGCAGTGGATGTACAGGATATCGGGCAAGTATGGGAGGCTGTGCGGACCAATGTGGATGGAGAGAAAAGCCTTATCCTGTCCGAAGGCCCTCTGGATGCCCTGGATCACTCCTCTAATGAAGCCTTATATGGAAATCGCCTCGGAATAGATGCAACAGGGATCAGAACAGCCGTGAATTCTGACTCCGTTACCAATACCTTTCATATTCTAGGGGTTCACAAAGAACATCCTTCCCAGGCAAAAAAATCCCTAAGCGAATATATGAACCGCCATAAGGATAAGTTTGTAATTGCCGTGGATTCTGAGGTTAATACCTCTGATTTATCCACCGTAATGTGGAAGGTCTTTAATAACATTGACGCCAAAAGAGATTTGCTTCTAGTTAATGGTAAAATCGGTATTGATGCCACCAAGAAGTGGAAGGAAGAGGGTCTGACCAGAGACTGGCCGAAGGATATTGAAATGACACAAGAGATAAAACAGCTGGTTAGTGAAAGGTGGAAGCAATATGATATTGGTGAAATTAATAAATAA
- a CDS encoding DUF1700 domain-containing protein: MNRSDFIKELSYHLRKMTTTEKNKFITYYDEIISDYIENGVPEEEAVGKVGIPKIIAEELLENYDYVKMQGPSTGSRILNVFLLILGFPLWGSLLLAGILLLLSFYIVLWCVPLVTGAGCVGYFSTCIIGIIGAPFIMAGSLSVGMVQLGTAIASFGISVLLGMATLSLSRVIIKLTKQFNNKLVSLFRQKVVIR; this comes from the coding sequence ATGAATAGAAGTGATTTTATAAAGGAGTTGTCATATCATTTGCGTAAAATGACTACTACTGAAAAAAACAAGTTTATAACCTATTACGACGAAATAATATCAGATTATATTGAGAATGGAGTGCCGGAAGAAGAGGCTGTCGGCAAAGTCGGCATCCCTAAAATAATAGCAGAAGAGCTATTAGAGAATTATGATTATGTTAAAATGCAGGGACCTTCAACAGGCAGCAGAATTTTGAATGTATTTCTTTTAATCTTAGGATTTCCATTATGGGGAAGTTTACTTCTGGCCGGTATTCTATTGCTACTTTCATTTTATATTGTCCTCTGGTGTGTACCCCTTGTTACCGGTGCCGGTTGTGTCGGATACTTTTCAACGTGCATTATCGGCATTATAGGAGCTCCGTTCATTATGGCGGGCAGCTTATCCGTTGGCATGGTACAGTTGGGCACAGCAATTGCATCTTTTGGTATTTCAGTCCTGTTGGGAATGGCAACCTTAAGCTTATCAAGAGTAATAATAAAACTAACCAAGCAGTTTAATAATAAATTAGTATCGCTATTTAGGCAGAAGGTGGTGATAAGATGA
- a CDS encoding UbiX family flavin prenyltransferase, whose translation MDYTPISKNKKRLVVGMSGASGAPLTIELLKQMKSAIDWETHLIVSHGARMTIAQETDYTLSELEALADYNYALEDYGGRIASGTFATEGMVIIPCSMKTLAGIACGYSDNLLLRAADVTLKERRTLVLVPRESPLSTIHLRNMLSLAETGAYIMPPVIPYYSNSATMEDVNLQIVGKVLDKFHIEVEAFRRWGE comes from the coding sequence ATGGACTATACCCCTATATCTAAAAACAAAAAAAGGCTGGTAGTGGGAATGAGTGGTGCCAGCGGTGCCCCGCTTACAATAGAACTTCTAAAGCAGATGAAATCCGCTATCGATTGGGAAACCCACTTAATTGTCTCCCATGGTGCCCGGATGACCATAGCCCAGGAAACAGACTATACTCTGTCCGAGCTAGAAGCATTGGCAGATTATAACTATGCGTTAGAGGATTACGGCGGACGTATTGCCAGCGGTACTTTTGCCACCGAAGGAATGGTAATCATCCCCTGCAGCATGAAGACCCTGGCTGGTATTGCCTGCGGCTACTCCGATAATCTCCTTCTTCGGGCAGCCGATGTAACTCTGAAAGAACGAAGAACGCTGGTGCTTGTCCCAAGAGAAAGCCCCTTAAGCACCATTCACTTAAGAAATATGCTGAGCCTTGCAGAAACCGGAGCTTATATCATGCCGCCGGTAATACCTTATTACAGTAACTCTGCTACAATGGAAGATGTGAATCTGCAAATCGTTGGAAAGGTACTGGATAAATTTCATATCGAGGTCGAAGCTTTTCGAAGATGGGGAGAATAA
- a CDS encoding ATP-binding cassette domain-containing protein: protein MLIINDLSIRYKSKSEDLPVISSLSLQLEKGESLAILGPSGCGKSTLINALSGSLPVQEGTMEFTDKGQYCPLNPKVHKIGYIPQNCGLLPWKTIRQNCLLPLKIRKEYDKYTHTEELNRLSEALNIKDILDKYPNQLSGGQLQRSAIARAFLLLPDLLLMDEPFSALDEITRTEARELFLEVWKNQRPTTILVTHSIEEALYLGSTVCVFSATGGIVKYHKANPFFGQFESDNAVYLAEKQLLREHLMTAGERVDII from the coding sequence ATGCTAATTATTAATGATCTGTCCATTCGTTATAAATCCAAATCGGAGGACCTGCCGGTAATCAGCAGCCTCTCCCTTCAGTTAGAAAAGGGAGAGTCCCTGGCAATCCTTGGTCCTTCCGGCTGTGGTAAATCCACCTTGATTAATGCTCTTTCCGGCTCCCTTCCAGTTCAGGAAGGGACCATGGAATTTACCGACAAAGGCCAATACTGTCCGTTAAACCCAAAGGTACATAAAATAGGCTATATCCCTCAAAACTGCGGGCTGTTACCCTGGAAAACCATACGGCAGAACTGTCTGCTGCCATTAAAAATCCGTAAGGAATATGACAAGTACACCCACACAGAAGAATTAAACCGTCTTTCAGAAGCCCTTAATATTAAAGACATCCTAGATAAATATCCCAATCAATTAAGCGGCGGTCAGCTTCAAAGAAGCGCCATAGCCAGAGCTTTTCTCCTGCTGCCGGATTTGCTGCTGATGGACGAGCCTTTTTCTGCTCTGGATGAAATCACCAGAACCGAAGCCAGAGAGTTGTTTTTAGAAGTGTGGAAAAACCAGCGGCCCACCACAATCCTGGTAACCCATAGTATCGAAGAAGCACTCTATCTTGGCAGTACAGTCTGTGTTTTTAGTGCCACGGGAGGTATTGTAAAATACCACAAAGCGAATCCATTCTTCGGACAGTTTGAGTCTGATAACGCCGTATACCTGGCAGAAAAGCAGCTGCTACGAGAGCATTTAATGACGGCAGGGGAAAGGGTGGATATAATTTGA
- a CDS encoding UbiA-like polyprenyltransferase: MILVKLINKIKEYGKLVMFSHTIFSLSFALLSMLLAAKGMPKLSTLFWILVCFLGARTGANAINRVIDARIDARNPRTAGRQIPKGEVKRGEVIFFAAICFLVMLIGAYQLNLICFLLSPIALFLMIIYSYCKRFTWLCHLVLGVTCACAPVGAWLAVTGKLSLLPLFMGAANTLWVAGFDIIYGSQDYDFDKANDLHSIPVKFGVKGALKIAMVLHIITVLCLTVTGLLAPALGGIYFAGLLIIIGLFVMEYRLVSPTNLSNVNIASYSINQLVSIVLLICGVFDALFL; the protein is encoded by the coding sequence ATGATATTGGTGAAATTAATAAATAAAATAAAAGAATACGGAAAGCTGGTAATGTTCTCCCATACCATCTTCTCTCTCAGCTTCGCTCTTCTCTCTATGCTCTTAGCTGCAAAAGGAATGCCAAAGCTTTCTACCCTGTTCTGGATATTAGTTTGCTTTTTAGGTGCCAGAACCGGTGCCAACGCAATTAATCGTGTTATTGATGCCAGAATAGATGCCAGGAACCCAAGGACCGCCGGACGTCAGATACCCAAAGGAGAAGTAAAACGGGGAGAAGTCATATTCTTTGCTGCCATTTGCTTTCTTGTTATGTTAATCGGTGCCTATCAGTTAAACTTAATCTGTTTTCTGCTATCACCGATTGCATTATTCCTTATGATTATTTATTCCTACTGTAAACGTTTCACCTGGCTATGTCACCTGGTCTTAGGAGTTACCTGTGCCTGTGCGCCGGTTGGCGCCTGGCTGGCGGTAACCGGAAAGCTTAGTCTGCTGCCGCTCTTTATGGGAGCTGCCAACACTTTATGGGTTGCGGGTTTTGACATTATCTACGGCTCACAGGATTATGATTTTGATAAGGCAAATGACCTTCATTCCATTCCGGTTAAGTTCGGTGTCAAAGGTGCCTTAAAAATAGCTATGGTATTACATATTATAACAGTTCTGTGCCTGACAGTAACCGGACTTTTAGCTCCAGCACTGGGAGGAATCTATTTTGCAGGACTTCTTATTATTATAGGTCTATTTGTAATGGAATACCGCCTGGTTTCACCGACAAACTTAAGCAACGTCAATATTGCCTCCTACAGTATCAATCAGTTAGTTAGCATCGTACTGTTAATCTGCGGGGTATTCGACGCATTGTTCTTATAA
- a CDS encoding ABC transporter permease — MAAKSSAWNKNNRREIQHTLGRFIAILIIIALGVGFFSGLKITKEAMIQTGDSYIKETNMYDYRLLSTLGFTSDDVSHIDMLDDIKAAEGAVSVDFIADYNDQKDIILKAHSITSQINQIHLTAGRMPEANNECVADDLCFTKDDIGKEISVSEKNDTATSDSLTYRRYTIVGVGNSVNYMYRSDRSTTKLAGGFVRAFVYLPEGGFSFDYYSEIFVTLKEAGQKIYSKGYKDAISAMKQPLTDALNCLADSRYKDILQDANEKINNSEKEYDSSYNTYLTQQSDAKNRLDSNKQKLENAKTEIDQKEKLLADSKTEIEKKEQEYSASLTSYQASLSEYETKRKTTFDTLNSKQKELDTNRSKVTAALDQIKESGVLNQYLQLKQSEASLEDTISHLLDQSSEEYKTYSGKLAQVRQSLAQIEASGVIEQQRTLKASLTKLDASQSQLDSLKKTAEAESAASKKQLDTAKSQLSAAGQSLEIYKSQLAEGKETLAAAKKEYTSGLEKYNQAKKEAESSLSAAKIKLNDAKAKISDAKLKVKEIEKPVSYLLDRTKNVGYGSFENDSSVVDGIAKIFPVFFFLVAALVCSTTMTRMVDEQRTQIGTLKSLGYSNKTIAMKYISYSGSAAILGCILGYLAGTKLFPFAIWQAYKMIYSFAEIKYVFSLPLALLTLAVSLLCSVGAAYAACRTELSQTPAQLMRPKAPKSGKRILLERIPVLWRKISFLHKVSIRNILRYKKRLIMMVLGTGGCTALLLAGLGLNDSISNIADDQFGTIMLYDYTISFPKAQTEAEMSRFKKDTADLLTQCVFITTDTYEVTNKKGSQKVNVIASDDPNITKVIGLHLNGKTVPFPDYGYVAINDRLAENEGVKIGDTMTLNLNGAENYTVTIGGIFKNYAYNYMYMSGSTYEKIFGEKSSYKTAYATTDSKELYDVSARLMKDYGASSIIVTADTRNRVTNMMNSLNYIVWLVIACACALSFVVMYNLSNINITERNREIATIKVLGFYPSETYSYVFRENIAITIISIIVGLPAGILLHRFVMEQIKIEAVAFNIRILPASFFYALLITIALTVLVNFVLLPKIEKVNMTESLKSVE; from the coding sequence ATGGCTGCGAAATCTTCCGCATGGAATAAGAATAATCGCCGTGAAATACAGCATACTCTGGGACGCTTTATTGCAATCCTTATCATTATTGCTCTTGGTGTGGGCTTTTTTTCCGGGTTAAAGATAACCAAGGAAGCAATGATACAAACCGGTGATTCTTATATTAAAGAGACCAATATGTATGATTATCGTTTATTGTCCACCCTTGGGTTCACAAGTGATGACGTGAGCCATATTGATATGCTGGATGATATTAAAGCCGCAGAAGGTGCTGTATCAGTTGACTTTATAGCTGATTATAACGATCAGAAGGATATTATTCTAAAGGCCCATTCCATAACAAGTCAAATAAATCAGATACATTTAACTGCCGGAAGGATGCCTGAGGCGAATAATGAATGTGTTGCTGATGATCTTTGCTTTACAAAAGATGATATAGGCAAGGAAATATCTGTTTCTGAAAAGAATGATACAGCTACCTCTGATAGCTTGACCTATCGGAGATACACTATAGTCGGTGTAGGTAACTCCGTCAACTATATGTACCGCAGTGATCGCAGCACCACCAAGCTCGCCGGCGGTTTTGTCCGTGCTTTTGTCTATCTGCCGGAAGGCGGATTTTCTTTTGATTACTATAGTGAAATCTTTGTTACTCTGAAGGAAGCCGGCCAAAAAATATACAGCAAGGGTTATAAGGATGCCATCTCTGCTATGAAGCAGCCTCTGACGGATGCTCTTAACTGTCTGGCTGACTCACGCTACAAAGATATCCTCCAAGATGCTAACGAGAAGATAAATAACTCTGAGAAAGAATACGATTCTTCCTATAACACATACCTTACTCAGCAATCAGATGCTAAAAACCGTCTTGACTCTAATAAGCAAAAGCTTGAGAACGCCAAGACAGAAATAGACCAAAAAGAAAAGCTGCTGGCAGACAGTAAAACGGAAATAGAAAAAAAAGAGCAGGAGTATAGTGCTTCTTTAACCTCCTATCAAGCTTCTCTGTCAGAGTACGAAACTAAAAGGAAGACTACTTTTGATACCCTTAACTCCAAACAAAAGGAACTTGACACCAATCGCTCTAAAGTCACTGCCGCCTTGGACCAGATAAAAGAGAGCGGTGTCCTGAACCAATACCTTCAGCTAAAACAAAGTGAAGCTTCTCTGGAAGATACTATCTCCCACCTTTTAGACCAGTCCAGCGAGGAATATAAGACTTACTCCGGGAAACTAGCACAGGTCAGGCAGTCCCTGGCCCAAATAGAGGCCTCAGGAGTAATAGAGCAGCAACGGACCTTAAAGGCTTCCCTCACTAAACTAGATGCCTCCCAGTCACAACTTGATTCCTTGAAAAAAACGGCAGAGGCCGAATCTGCTGCTTCAAAGAAACAGCTGGACACTGCCAAATCACAGCTATCCGCTGCCGGTCAATCACTGGAAATTTACAAATCACAGCTCGCAGAAGGCAAAGAAACTCTGGCAGCTGCCAAAAAGGAATATACATCCGGTCTGGAAAAATACAATCAGGCTAAGAAAGAGGCAGAATCTTCCCTTTCCGCAGCCAAAATCAAGCTTAATGACGCGAAAGCTAAAATAAGTGATGCCAAGTTAAAAGTAAAGGAAATAGAAAAGCCCGTCTCTTACCTGCTGGACCGCACCAAGAACGTGGGTTATGGAAGCTTTGAGAATGATTCCTCTGTGGTCGACGGCATTGCAAAGATATTTCCTGTCTTCTTCTTTCTCGTTGCAGCCCTGGTATGCAGTACCACCATGACAAGAATGGTAGATGAACAGCGGACTCAGATAGGGACTTTGAAGTCCTTAGGTTATAGCAATAAAACCATAGCTATGAAATACATCTCCTACTCCGGCAGTGCGGCGATTCTTGGCTGTATCCTGGGTTACCTGGCAGGCACAAAGCTATTCCCTTTTGCTATCTGGCAGGCTTATAAGATGATTTATAGCTTTGCAGAAATAAAATATGTATTCAGCTTACCCCTGGCTTTGTTAACTCTGGCAGTTTCTCTGCTCTGCTCGGTAGGCGCAGCCTACGCTGCCTGCAGGACAGAACTTTCCCAGACACCGGCGCAGTTAATGAGGCCAAAGGCTCCGAAATCCGGCAAACGCATTCTTCTTGAGCGGATTCCGGTTCTGTGGAGGAAAATAAGCTTTCTTCATAAAGTATCCATCCGAAATATTCTGCGCTACAAAAAACGCCTTATTATGATGGTCCTTGGCACAGGCGGCTGCACCGCATTACTTTTAGCCGGATTAGGGTTAAATGATTCCATCAGTAATATTGCAGATGACCAGTTCGGTACTATTATGCTCTACGATTACACCATATCTTTTCCCAAGGCACAGACAGAGGCGGAAATGTCTCGCTTTAAAAAAGATACCGCAGACCTGCTTACCCAATGTGTATTTATTACTACCGATACCTATGAGGTCACGAACAAAAAGGGAAGCCAGAAGGTGAATGTAATTGCAAGTGATGACCCTAATATCACAAAGGTCATCGGACTCCATCTAAACGGGAAGACAGTCCCTTTTCCGGACTACGGCTATGTTGCTATTAATGACCGGCTGGCAGAAAATGAGGGAGTAAAAATCGGAGATACCATGACTCTTAACCTTAACGGGGCGGAGAATTATACTGTTACCATCGGAGGTATATTCAAGAATTACGCCTATAACTATATGTATATGAGCGGATCTACCTACGAGAAAATCTTTGGAGAAAAATCTTCTTATAAGACAGCCTATGCCACGACAGATTCCAAGGAACTCTATGATGTGTCTGCCAGACTCATGAAAGATTACGGTGCCTCCAGTATAATTGTCACTGCCGATACCAGGAACCGGGTCACCAATATGATGAACAGCCTTAATTATATTGTCTGGCTGGTAATCGCCTGCGCCTGTGCTCTTTCCTTTGTGGTTATGTACAATCTGAGCAACATAAATATCACAGAACGGAACCGTGAGATTGCTACCATTAAGGTTCTTGGCTTTTATCCTTCCGAGACCTACAGTTATGTCTTCAGGGAAAATATCGCAATAACCATTATCAGTATAATCGTAGGTCTGCCGGCCGGTATCCTGCTCCACCGTTTTGTCATGGAACAGATTAAAATAGAAGCAGTAGCTTTCAATATACGGATATTACCGGCGAGCTTTTTCTATGCCCTGCTGATAACAATTGCTCTGACCGTATTGGTGAATTTTGTACTGCTTCCTAAGATTGAGAAAGTAAATATGACGGAATCCCTTAAATCTGTTGAATAG
- a CDS encoding ABC transporter permease produces MNKLIKHWIIFLQGFLSINIIWFIAYLLTDISVIPNPLLVYRHFPLILKDHMLIHILYSLRRIGAGLAISLVIGIPVGMLLAYSKLANRLLYPLVYFSYPIPKTALLPVAMLLLGMRDGSKIVIMVLVTVFQVIISVRDSIQAIDKTMYQFIRSTGAGRLAIICHVTLPAILPQLLTSLRVSLGAAVSILFFVEGYGTTYGMGYYILDAWSRINYIEMYIGIITIGAIGFLLFASIDYLSYRICRWNSTEFIK; encoded by the coding sequence TTGAATAAACTAATAAAACATTGGATAATCTTCTTACAGGGCTTTCTATCGATTAATATCATATGGTTTATTGCATACCTTTTAACGGATATTTCCGTCATACCTAATCCGCTCCTTGTATACCGGCACTTTCCGCTAATCTTAAAAGACCATATGCTGATACATATCTTATACAGTTTAAGAAGAATCGGAGCCGGACTGGCTATCTCCCTGGTTATCGGTATCCCTGTCGGAATGCTTTTAGCCTATTCAAAGCTGGCCAACCGCCTCTTATACCCATTAGTTTACTTTAGTTATCCGATACCAAAGACTGCTCTGCTGCCGGTTGCAATGCTGCTTCTTGGAATGAGGGATGGTTCAAAAATAGTAATCATGGTATTGGTAACTGTATTTCAGGTTATTATCTCTGTACGAGACAGTATTCAGGCAATCGATAAGACCATGTATCAATTCATCAGAAGTACCGGCGCCGGCCGCCTGGCTATCATCTGCCATGTAACCCTGCCCGCAATCCTTCCTCAATTGCTTACAAGTCTTAGAGTATCCCTTGGAGCTGCTGTTTCCATACTGTTCTTTGTTGAAGGTTATGGAACCACTTATGGTATGGGTTATTACATATTGGATGCCTGGTCACGGATTAATTATATTGAAATGTATATCGGTATTATTACCATTGGAGCAATCGGCTTCTTATTATTTGCTTCCATCGATTATCTTTCCTACCGTATATGCAGATGGAATTCCACAGAATTTATAAAATAG
- a CDS encoding PadR family transcriptional regulator, with product MDIQLKKGLLEFCVLSVLKKSDSYGYQLIKDISTCIEISESTLYPILKRLENGAYLETYSVEHNSRLRKYYKITDKGKDYVNEFINDWKEVMEIYYFIRGERKYE from the coding sequence ATGGATATTCAGTTAAAAAAAGGATTACTGGAATTTTGCGTTCTTTCGGTTTTGAAAAAGTCCGACTCCTATGGCTACCAGTTAATCAAGGACATTTCTACCTGTATTGAAATATCAGAATCAACGCTTTATCCAATATTAAAAAGACTGGAAAATGGTGCTTACCTGGAGACATATTCCGTTGAGCATAACAGTCGGTTAAGAAAATATTATAAGATTACAGACAAGGGAAAGGACTATGTCAATGAGTTCATAAATGACTGGAAAGAGGTCATGGAGATTTATTATTTTATCAGAGGGGAGAGAAAATATGAATAG
- a CDS encoding ABC transporter substrate-binding protein — MKKGLQLLLTFCLIILVLSGCQAKKTSTETNSSSKEQQTSANSASQDSAAATESNTEPAGKTTLRIGMMSSYDVIPYVMINELKLADKYNLDLQLETFTSAKDRDAAFLAGELDGVLTDYIGVCIYQNADYDVRITGITDGDYVLVAGKDSGITSIKDIPGKSIAISQNTLIDYTLDQLLAKNSMDSDAVVKEIVPRIPDRVELLRNKKIDLGLLPEPFASIVLKEGAVYLGSANDIGLYPAVSAFPEKVLEKKNKAIKNLYLAYNEAVAYINKTDISSYEDIVIKTVGYPEEMKGNITIEPFRESKLPPKEDVESAVSWASKKGLCSSDLTYEQLTYDVYSK, encoded by the coding sequence ATGAAAAAAGGATTACAGCTACTCCTCACCTTTTGCCTGATTATACTGGTTCTCTCCGGCTGTCAGGCTAAGAAAACATCAACAGAAACAAATTCTTCCTCAAAAGAGCAGCAAACCTCTGCTAATTCAGCTTCACAGGATTCTGCTGCTGCCACAGAAAGCAATACAGAGCCTGCCGGGAAGACCACCCTTCGTATCGGAATGATGTCCTCTTATGATGTAATTCCTTACGTTATGATAAATGAACTGAAACTTGCTGATAAATATAATCTTGATTTACAGTTAGAAACTTTCACCTCTGCCAAAGACCGTGATGCAGCGTTTCTCGCAGGAGAACTGGACGGTGTATTAACAGACTACATAGGTGTATGTATCTATCAGAATGCTGATTATGATGTCAGAATCACAGGAATTACCGATGGCGATTATGTGCTGGTAGCAGGAAAAGACAGTGGAATTACCTCCATCAAAGATATTCCGGGCAAAAGTATTGCTATCTCTCAAAATACTCTTATCGACTATACTTTAGACCAGCTATTGGCGAAAAATTCAATGGATAGTGATGCTGTTGTAAAGGAAATCGTTCCCCGCATTCCTGACCGTGTTGAACTGCTTCGTAATAAAAAGATTGATTTAGGTTTGCTGCCGGAACCATTTGCCTCTATCGTACTGAAGGAAGGAGCTGTCTACCTTGGCAGCGCTAACGATATTGGCCTCTATCCTGCCGTATCTGCTTTCCCGGAAAAAGTACTGGAGAAAAAGAACAAAGCCATTAAGAATTTATACCTGGCCTATAACGAAGCCGTTGCCTATATTAATAAAACTGACATATCAAGTTACGAGGATATCGTCATTAAAACGGTAGGATATCCGGAAGAAATGAAAGGAAACATCACCATCGAACCTTTCCGTGAAAGCAAACTGCCTCCGAAAGAAGATGTAGAATCCGCTGTTTCCTGGGCAAGTAAAAAAGGTCTTTGCAGTTCTGACCTGACTTATGAACAGCTGACTTACGATGTATACTCAAAGTAA